In Camelina sativa cultivar DH55 chromosome 16, Cs, whole genome shotgun sequence, a single window of DNA contains:
- the LOC104750071 gene encoding cytokinin riboside 5'-monophosphate phosphoribohydrolase LOG1 isoform X2 — protein sequence MEIEPKFKRICVFCGSSAGNKASYKDAAIELGTELVSRNIDLVYGGGSIGLMGLISQAVFNGGRHVIGVIPKTLMPREITGETVGEVKAVADMHQRKAEMAKHSDAFIALPGGYGTLEELLEVITWAQLGIHDKPVGLLNVEGYYNSLLSFIDTAVEEGFISPTARHIIVSAPSAKELVKKLEDYVPRHEKVASKKSWEMEQIGLSPTCEISR from the exons atggagatagAACCAAAGTTTAAGAGGATATGTGTCTTTTGTGGAAGTAGTGCTGGTAATAAAGCCAGTTACAAAGATGCTGCTATCGAACTCGGAACCGAACTg gtaTCGAGAAACATCGATCTTGTCTATGGTGGAGGAAGCATTGGTTTAATGGGTTTGATTTCTCAAGCTGTTTTCAATGGAGGTCGCCATGTCATCGG GGTTATCCCCAAGACACTAATGCCAAGAGAG ATAACAGGAGAGACAGTGGGAGAAGTGAAGGCAGTAGCAGACATGCACCAAAGGAAAGCTGAGATGGCTAAGCACTCTGATGCTTTTATCGCTTTACCTG GTGGGTATGGTACACTTGAAGAGCTTCTTGAAGTAATCACTTGGGCACAGCTAGGCATCCATGATAAACCA GTGGGACTGTTGAACGTTGAAGGATACTACAATTCATTGTTATCATTCATAGACACAGCAGTGGAAGAAGGTTTCATTTCACCAACTGCTCGTCATATCATTGTCTCTGCTCCTTCCGCTAAAGAACTTGTCAAGAAACTTGAG GATTATGTACCAAGACATGAGAAGGTAGCCTCAAAGAAAAGCTGGGAGATGGAGCAAATAGGGCTGAGTCCTACTTGTGAAATCtcaagatga
- the LOC104750071 gene encoding cytokinin riboside 5'-monophosphate phosphoribohydrolase LOG1 isoform X1, with translation MEIEPKFKRICVFCGSSAGNKASYKDAAIELGTELVSRNIDLVYGGGSIGLMGLISQAVFNGGRHVIGVIPKTLMPREITGETVGEVKAVADMHQRKAEMAKHSDAFIALPGWFLFVFILSTFFSFIKILISKKWELTNVGNFVGGYGTLEELLEVITWAQLGIHDKPVGLLNVEGYYNSLLSFIDTAVEEGFISPTARHIIVSAPSAKELVKKLEDYVPRHEKVASKKSWEMEQIGLSPTCEISR, from the exons atggagatagAACCAAAGTTTAAGAGGATATGTGTCTTTTGTGGAAGTAGTGCTGGTAATAAAGCCAGTTACAAAGATGCTGCTATCGAACTCGGAACCGAACTg gtaTCGAGAAACATCGATCTTGTCTATGGTGGAGGAAGCATTGGTTTAATGGGTTTGATTTCTCAAGCTGTTTTCAATGGAGGTCGCCATGTCATCGG GGTTATCCCCAAGACACTAATGCCAAGAGAG ATAACAGGAGAGACAGTGGGAGAAGTGAAGGCAGTAGCAGACATGCACCAAAGGAAAGCTGAGATGGCTAAGCACTCTGATGCTTTTATCGCTTTACCTGGTTGGTTCCTTTTCGTTTTCATCTTATccacattttttagttttattaaaattttgatcagTAAAAAATGGGAACTAACTAATGTTGGTAATTTTGTAGGTGGGTATGGTACACTTGAAGAGCTTCTTGAAGTAATCACTTGGGCACAGCTAGGCATCCATGATAAACCA GTGGGACTGTTGAACGTTGAAGGATACTACAATTCATTGTTATCATTCATAGACACAGCAGTGGAAGAAGGTTTCATTTCACCAACTGCTCGTCATATCATTGTCTCTGCTCCTTCCGCTAAAGAACTTGTCAAGAAACTTGAG GATTATGTACCAAGACATGAGAAGGTAGCCTCAAAGAAAAGCTGGGAGATGGAGCAAATAGGGCTGAGTCCTACTTGTGAAATCtcaagatga